From the genome of Ziziphus jujuba cultivar Dongzao chromosome 6, ASM3175591v1, one region includes:
- the LOC107430349 gene encoding cationic amino acid transporter 6, chloroplastic-like → METKALPSSFNTMASNTNSISFSKYLHSLSQTPHRLRKRMLATWTPDQELNQVRQRSGADMKRKLKWYDLVALGVGGMLGVGVFVTTGEVAHNTTGPSVFISYIIAGISALLSSLCYTEFSVQIPVAGGAFSYLRLTFGEFVGYFAGANLLMEYVLSNAAVARSFTEYLCVAFGENNPNTWRVKVDGLGKDYDHLDFPAVALILLLTLCLCHSTKESSILNLIMTVFHVLFFGFIIISGFFKGSAKNLIKPAGLIPKGVGGVLKGAATVYFSYIGYDSASTMAEEIQNPSMSLPIGIVGSVLITSVLYCLMALSLCVMVPYDKISDKASFSMAFQNIGWKWASNIVGAGASLGIVASLLVAMLGQARYLCVIGRARLVPSWLAKVHPSTGTPLNATLFLGLCTASIALFTELEIVLDMISIGTLLVFYLVANALLYRRYVINSKNPPSQILFFLFLLSFSAIGLSLSWKFKQQWWGLPLFGGSTITIISFFHYTVPCLSNPSGWSMPFMPWPPAISIVLNVFLMATLKLLSFQRFAIWTFLITLFYLLYGVHSTYQAEEMEIGLVGDDHHDVNLNSSMQQQTKLDNIQVI, encoded by the exons ATGGAAACCAAAgctcttccttcttctttcaaCACCATGGCAAGCAACACCAACTCCATTTCCTTCTCCAAATACCTCCATTCTTTATCCCAAACCCCACATAGGCTCAGGAAGAGAATGCTTGCCACTTGGACTCCTGACCAGGAACTGAACCAGGTGAGGCAAAGGTCTGGAGCAGACATGAAGAGGAAGCTCAAATGGTATGATTTAGTAGCACTTGGTGTTGGTGGAATGCTTGGTGTTGGTGTCTTTGTCACTACCGGAGAAGTAGCTCACAACACTACCGGTCCTTCTGTTTTCATATCGTATATCATCGCCGGAATATCCGCTCTCCTTTCTTCCTTGTGTTACACTGAATTCTCAGTTCAAATCCCTGTTGCTGGTGGAGCTTTCAGCTATCTAAGACTGACCTTTG GAGAGTTTGTGGGTTATTTTGCTGGGGCAAATTTACTCATGGAGTATGTATTATCAAATGCTGCAGTAGCAAGATCTTTCACAGAGTATCTGTGTGTTGCTTTTGGAGAAAACAATCCAAACACATGGAGAGTCAAAGTGGATGGGTTGGGGAAGGACTATGATCATCTGGATTTCCCTGCTGTTgctcttattcttcttctcacACTCTGCCTTTGCCACAG CACAAAGGAAAGCTCAATATTGAACCTGATTATGACAGTGTTCCATGTATTATTCTTTGGGTTTATAATAATCTCTGGTTTCTTCAAAGGAAGTGCAAAGAATCTGATAAAACCAGCAGGTCTAATTCCCAAAGGTGTTGGTGGAGTTCTAAAAGGAGCAGCTACAGTTTATTTCAGTTATATAGGTTACGATTCAGCTTCAACAATGGCAGAAGAGATTCAAAATCCTTCAATGAGTCTTCCAATTGGTATTGTGGGTTCTGTGCTCATTACCTCTGTGCTTTATTGCCTCATGGCCTTGTCTTTGTGTGTAATGGTTCCCTATGATAAG ATATCGGATAAAGCTTCATTCTCGATGGCCTTCCAAAATATTGGATGGAAATGGGCCAGCAACATTGTTGGGGCAGGTGCAAGTTTGGGAATTGTTGCATCTCTACTGGTAGCCATGTTAGGCCAAGCAAGGTATCTGTGTGTAATTGGAAGGGCTCGGCTTGTGCCTTCATGGTTAGCCAAGGTTCATCCTTCCACTGGAACCCCTTTGAATGCCACTCTCTTCCTGG GACTTTGTACAGCCTCCATTGCACTCTTCACCGAACTGGAAATAGTACTAGATATGATCAGCATTGGCACACTCTTGGTTTTCTACCTTGTAGCCAATGCTCTTCTTTACCGTCGATACGTAATAAACAGCAAGAATCCGCCATCACAGatcctcttcttcctcttccttctATCATTCAGTGCCATTGGCCTTTCCCTATCATGGAAGTTCAAGCAACAATGGTGGGGTCTACCACTATTTGGTGGGTCAACAATCACCATCATTTCCTTCTTCCACTACACAGTGCCTTGCCTTAGTAACCCTTCTGGTTGGTCTATGCCTTTCATGCCTTGGCCTCCTGCAATTTCCATTGTACTTAATGTCTTCCTCATGGCAACATTGAAATTGCTTTCCTTTCAGAGGTTTGCTATTTGGACATTTTTGATAACTCTGTTCTATCTTCTTTATGGAGTTCATTCAACTTATCAAGCTGAGGAGATGGAGATTGGTCTTGTTGGTGATGATCATCATGATGTGAATCTCAACTCATCTATGCAACAACAAACTAAGTTGGACAACATTCAAGTAATTTGA
- the LOC107430344 gene encoding protein FIP2, protein MSTASPPSPSPSPPPLPQPTTRKFPLPCWTQDETHVLIEAYRDRWYALRRRSLRALDWDAISAIVARRCPLTLPPKSSIQCRHKMEKLRKRYKTEKQRSVANPGRFFSSWVLFQLMESLENGSSFSGLGAHPDQGVDFGGGISMETFPAKKSVKIEKNSEHYFDSGRDSGTGFAVKTQFLHQNLIPQACELKGDRNLVPPGFRPNVNGATGRNFYPEFKSDHSYEVNGGGRSHAKVFSNRDFAHPGFRSRKHDNVDRIADNGVDFGESKGYSSLLRSGDAKKKCGVGNKRKVDAVAEMISSIKMMGEEFMKVEMMKMEMAREIEKMRMEMEMKRYKFMVESQQQIVDAFANALSEKKKKKTKVKVELPDG, encoded by the exons ATGTCCACCGCCTCtccaccatcaccatcaccatcaccaccacctcTTCCTCAACCCACTACTCGCAAGTTCCCACTTCCTTGCTGGACCCAAGACGAGACCCACGTCCTCATTGAAGCCTACAGAGACAGATGGTACGCTCTCCGCCGCCGCAGCCTCCGTGCTCTCGATTGGGATGCCATATCCGCCATTGTTGCTCGTCGTTGCCCTTTGACTTTGCCTCCCAAATCTTCCATCCAGTGCCGCCATAAGATGGAGAAGCTTCGCAAGCGTTACAAGACGGAGAAGCAACGGTCTGTTGCAAACCCAGGTCGGTTTTTCTCCTCCTGGGTTCTCTTTCAACTTATGGAGTCTTTGGAAAATGGGTCTTCGTTCTCGGGGCTTGGAGCTCACCCGGATCAAGGTGTTGATTTTGGTGGTGGGATTTCTATGGAAACTTTTCCTGCCAAGAAGAGTGTGAAGATTGAGAAGAATTCTGAACATTATTTTGATTCTGGTCGTGATTCTGGAACTGGGTTTGCCGTAAAAACTCAATTTCTTCATCAGAATTTGATCCCTCAAGCGTGCGAGTTAAAGG GTGACAGGAATTTGGTGCCTCCAGGCTTTAGGCCAAATGTTAATGGGGCAACTGGGAGGAATTTTTATCCCGAATTTAAATCAGATCATAGCTATGAGGTTAATGGAGGGGGTAGATCTCATGCCAAGGTCTTCAGCAATCGGGATTTTGCGCATCCTGGATTTAGATCAAGGAAGCATGATAATGTGGATAGGATTGCAGACAATGGAGTTGATTTTGGAGAATCGAAAGGGTATTCATCTTTGTTGAGATCAGGAGATGCAAAGAAGAAATGTGGTGTTGGAAATAAGAGAAAAGTGGATGCAGTTGCGGAGATGATTTCGTCTATTAAGATGATGGGAGAAGAGTTTATGAAGGTGGAGATGATGAAGATGGAAATGGCCAGGGAGATTGAGAAGATGAGAATGGAGATGGAGATGAAGCGATATAAGTTCATGGTCGAATCACAGCAGCAGATTGTGGATGCATTTGCGAATGCATTAtctgaaaagaagaagaagaaaacaaaggtGAAGGTGGAGTTACCTGATGGTTAA